From a single Myxocyprinus asiaticus isolate MX2 ecotype Aquarium Trade chromosome 47, UBuf_Myxa_2, whole genome shotgun sequence genomic region:
- the LOC127437025 gene encoding uncharacterized protein LOC127437025 codes for MNPADLLLRLRQGNRPLEDYVEDFCGLASQVDFNEVALKDCFRFGLNESISFLMPGGHSSLSLAQYIDLALRFIGSPFTVVEVDAEPEFHVMAAAEPEFHVMAAAEPEFHVKAAAEPEFHVTAMPQPAPCHVTATPQPAPCHVTATPQPAPCHVTATPQPAPCHPDNPTVSTRICYILGRITLCCLPVFCFPSVFHDRLDCHQVSAMMTTNQFPVTIG; via the exons atgaacccagcagatttacttctgcgcctacgtcaggggaatcgtcccctggaggactatgttgaggacttctgcggtctagccagccaggtagactttaatgaggttgccctcaaagactgttttagatttggactaaatgagtccatttcttttttgatgcctggtggtcacagttccctcagcctggctcaatatatcgacctcgccctacggttcattggttccccgttcactgtagtggaggtggatgccgagccagagttccacgtcatggccgcggccgagccagagttccacgtcatggccgcggccgagccagagttccacgtcaaggccgccgccgagccagagttccacgtcactgcaatgcctcagcctgctccatgccacgtcacagcaacgcctcagcctgctccatgccacgtcacagcaacgcctcagcctgctccatgccacgtcacagcaacgcctcagcctgctccatgccac ccTGATAACCCAACTGTCTCAACTCGTATCTGTTACATCCTTGGGCGTATCACTTTATGTTGtctccctgtgttttgttttccttcTGTCTTTCATGACAGGTTAGATTGCCACCAGGTGTCAGCTATGATGACTACTAATCAGTTCCCCGTTACGATTGGCTGA